The Caproicibacterium amylolyticum genome includes the window CAGAACAATTTGAACCGCATGACGGGCGGCTGTTTTGGTGACAGTAACTGTGTAACCTGCATACGTAAAGGAATCGCCGATGGCAGGTATTTTTCCAAGGCGTTCCATAACCCAGCCGCCGACAGTCACGTAGTCAAAATCTTCCGCGTCAAGATCAATATGAAAGAATGTGAAAAAATCATCCAAATCAGCACTGCAGTTTACGGAATAACGCTGGTCATCGATTGTTTCGAAGTACTGAATGGCATGGTCATGCTCGTCCCAAATTTCACCAACCAGTTCTTCTACAATATCTTCCATGGTGATGATTCCCTCGGTTCCACCAAATTCATCCACCACAACCGCCATATGAGTTTGACTTTGCTGCAGCTCATGCAGCAGGTCGCTGATATGTACGCCGGTGCTGACATAAATAATCTTTTTAATAATTCCGCTAATGGAAGTCATGCCGGCATGCAGCCCACGAAAAAAGTCTTTTTCGTGAATCATACCGATAATGTTGTCAATCGAATTTTCGTAAACTGGTATGCGGGAAAAACCGTTGTTGATGAACAGATTTGTAATTTCATCGAGTGGCGCTTCGCGGTCGATGGCAATTACATCTACGCGGGGAGTCAGAATATCGCCTGCATCCAAATCATTGAATTCAATAGCGGAACGAATCAGGTCACCATTGCGTTCATCAATACCACCGTCATTCTGCGCTTCGTCAACAATCGTCATCAGCTCGTCCTGCGTCATTTTGCTGTCGTCTCCGCTTTTTTTGCACAGGTGGGTAAGCAGGGACTTCCATTTGAAAAACAGCCAGTTCAGCGGCGATAAAAGCAGAATCAGTACGCGCATGGCAGGCGCGACCGACATGGCATACCGATCTGGAAATTCTTTTGCAAGTCCCTTTGGCGTGATTTCGCCGAAAACCAGAACCAGTACAGTCATGATTACTGTTGCGGCAGTAACACCATCCTGCCCTAACAAGTATGTGAAAAACACCGTTGCAAGTGAGGAGGCTAAAATATTCACAACGTTGTTTCCAATTAAAATAGTAGAGAGCAGATTATCATAGTTCTCTACGATATGAAGTGTAAGCTGCGCGCGCTTGTTGCCGTCTGCCGCCATATTCTTTATGCGAACACGGTTCAGTGTGTTATAAGCGGTTTCTGCAGCTGAAAAAAATGCAGAAAGGATAACACAAAGAATAATGACAAATAATTGAGCCAGCAGCACATTGTCCATGATTGCAGTAAATCCCCTAACAAATGTTTTTAAAAAAGTCTATTTTTCATCTGATACAATTTTAACAGGAATGCAATTTGATTGCAATATGAAAAATAATTCGAAAAAAAGCTTGCATTTTCGAATTTTCTGTGATATTATAAACAAGCTGCTTTGAGTAGCAGGTAATTTGGGGCATTAGCTCAGCTGGGAGAGCGCCACACTGGCAGTGTGGAGGTCAGCGGTTCGAGCCCGCTATGCTCCACCAAAACACCGCATGGTTAAGCCGTTTTTAGGGCTTGGCTGTGCGGCTTTTTTAATTTATATTGAAATACTAAAGCGGCATCTTTGTAAGTTTAAATAGGAGGCTACTATGAATGAATTGTTTTCGATAGGAGAAATTTCTAAACTTTTTAATATAGATGTTCGTCTCCTTCGTCATTACGATAAGATATCTTTGCTAAAGCCCGAATCCGTTGACGAAAAAAACGGATATCGCTATTATTCCACCCGTCAATTTGAGTGTCTGAATACAATTCGTTATCTCCGATCATTAAATATGCCTCTGCCTAAAATCCGTGAGTTTTTTGAAAATCGTGATGATAAAAAGATGCTTGAAATTCTTGAGGAGCAAAAGCATCAAGTAGAAGAAGAGCGTAAACGGTTAGATCAAATCGAAAGAAAAATTGAAAACAGGTTACTGCAGATTGAACATGCATCTCAAACTGAATTTGATAAAATAGAAGAGCGTACTCTAAATGATAGAGAAATAGCTGTACTAAAAAAAGAACTCTCAATTTCGGACGACTTGGAACGACCAATCCGTGAATTGGCAAAACGTAATTCTCTCCACGCAGTGATGTTTCTTGGGAAAGTAGGCGTTTCCATATCATGCTTTAATCTTCAAGCAGGTAATTTTGATAAATTTTCTGCTGTTTTTGTTGTTATTGAACCGGAGGACAACTGCGGTGAAAACTTGTCTTGTTTGCCGGGCGGCAATTATTTGACTTTGCGCTTTCATGGTACACATAAAGACGCGAAAGCTTCCTATATCAGAATGCTTCAATATATGAAAGAAAAAGGGTATGCACTAACAGGAGATCCACTTGAATTTGCTTTAATTGATTACGGCCTTACCAACGATCCCTCGAAATTCGTTACCGAGATACAAATTCCATATAAATAAATCTTGACCCTCCAACTATTGGAGGGTTTATTATTTGTAATAAAGGGGGTCTCGTCGTGATAGGTACTATCGTAAATACGCTTACTATTTTAATCGGCAGCATAATAGGAGGCAGCATAAAAAAAGGCATTGGTGAAAAATATCAAAGTGCATTGTATAACGCTATGGGACTTGTTGCATGCGGTCTTGGAATAAACGCAATTGTTCAAAATATGTCTAAAAGTACTTTCCCAGTGTTGTTTATCATCAGTTTAGCAATCGGCAGTTTAGTCGGTTCTGTTTTAGATTTGAATGGCAGATTTGAAAGGTTCATAAAACGTTTCTCTACAGGAACTTTGAGTCAAGGACTCTCCACTGCCATATTGTTGTTTTGTATCGGAACATTATCTATCTTAGGACCTATGGAGAGCGCACTTCATGGCAACCAAACTTATTTGTATACAAACGCGACACTGGATTTCGTTACATCACTGGTTTTAGCGTCTACTTATGGTATCGGAATTGCTTTTGCCGCAGCAGTACTGTTCTTGTGGCAAGGCAGCATTTATCTTTTTGCAGGTTATTTATCACCTTTTCTGACCGCTGATTTACTTGTAGAAATCTCACTGATCGGCGGCTTTTTGATTTTGAGCTCCGGACTTTCCATTTTAAAAATCAAGGATTTCAATGCGCTGAACATGGTGCCTGCATTATTTGTGCCGATTGTGTGGTTTATAATAAAAGCTATATTATAAATTTAAAGGAGGAACATATTTTGAATTTTATTGTTGAACCATCGGTTTTTCAAACATTGAAAGGTGTTTGTTTTGCAGTCGTTAAGGCATCAGGTATTGATAATACACAGAAGATACCTGAAATTGATATGCTGCTGCAAAAAAGCATTGATTCTTGCGAAGTTTGTTTTGAAAATAAATCAGTAAAGCAAAGTGAAGAAATAGCCTGTTATCGGGATGCCTTTCGAGCGATGAATATAAACCCAAATAAATATATGTGTTCTATAGAGGCTTTGCTGACTCGAATATCCAAGAAAAAAGGACTACCTTCTATAAATCCAATTGTTGATTTGGGAAACGCTATTTCATTAAAATACAAAGTTCCTATAGGTGCTCATGATCTTAACAGCTCTGAAGAAGATTTTTATGTGCGTAATACGCAGACAGGGGACTTCTTTATCCCGTTCGGCCAAACCGAAAGCGAGTCGCTTGAAATTGGGGAAATCGTATATGCAACAGGACATTCTGTCCGCACTCGCCGATGGATTTGGCGGCAGAGTGAGCAGGGTAAAATTATTGACAGTACCAACAGCGTCCTTTTCCCAATTGATGGATTCGAATATTTCAATAAAAAACATCTTTTATCGGCGCAAGAAGAATTGGCAACTTTACTTCGACAATATTTCAATTGCAACGTTCAAGTAGGCTGGGTCAATTCTGAAAATAATACATTTACAATTCATTCTTGAAGAATAGATTTCCACAGAGTAGTAATTCATAAAATAATGTTGTGTAAACAATGTACAATTTCAAACATATAGCGTGCAGATCATGAATATAACACACACCTGAAGAGTTTCATGGAACCAGCAGCAAAAACAGTCGTACCTACCTGACAGCAGGGAGTACGACTGTTTTTATTTTGTGTGCAAAAAAATTAAAATATTTCAAAAAAGGTCTTTACAAAATCAAAACTGTGTGTTATTATACAGGCAGGGAATAAGAACAATAACTATTATCGATTTAGCCGCTGAACCTTTACACTGACAACCATATATGCTACAATATTTACGAAAAAAATAATTATTATCAGTTTAATTTGGAGTATTGCCATTATGGAGAAAAAACAAAATTTCAGTCGAAAGCGCAAAGCTATCCTTGAAGTCCTGCGGGGAACAAAGTCACACCCCACAGCAGATTGGGTTTATCAGCAGCTAAAACCTTCTTTTCCTGACTTGAGTCTAGGCACTGTTTACCGGAATCTTAGCCGATTTAAAGAAGACGGCACTGTGGTCAGCGTTGGTGTGGTAGAAGGGCAGGAACGCTATGATGCCGATGTTACACCGCACTCACACTTTGTCTGTACTGTCTGTGGCACGGTTTTGGATGTAGAAGACGAATTTGTTGATCCGGAGTCGGACAGCGAAGTTTCCCGTATCCTCGGAGTTCGTGTTCTCAGCCATCAGGTTGTGTTTCGCGGATTCTGTGGTGACTGCCTGGCAAAATTAAAGGCAGAAAAGGGTAAATGACCCTTTCTGATAGAACAAGTATTGGTAAAATTAAATTTTTTAATGGAGGTAATTACAAATGAAAAAGTGGGTTTGCTCAGTATGTGGATATGTTTACGAAGGAGATACACCGCCGGAATTCTGCCCGCAGTGCCATGCACCGGCTTCCAAGTTTAAGGAGCAGGTTGAAAATGTTGGTTTTGCCTGTGAACATGAGGTGGGTGTGGCACAGGGTTGCGACCCCGAAGTGTATCAGGGCCTGAAAGACAACTTCACTGGCGAGTGCACCGAAGTCGGTATGTACCTTGCAATGAGCCGTCAGGCAGAACGCGACGGTTATCCGGAAATTGCAGAAGCTTACAAGCGTTATGCATTCGAAGAGGCAGAGCACGCTTCCAAGTTTGCGGAGATGCTTGGTGAAGTGTTAACCAAGAGTACGAAGAAAAATCTACAGCTGCGTGCTGCTGCAGAAGCAGGTGCCTGCGAGGGCAAACTGGCTTTGGCAAAGAAAGCCAAGGCTCTGAACTACGACGCAATCCACGATACTGTACATGAGATGGCAAAAGATGAAGCTCGCCATGGTGCTGGGTTTCAGGGCCTGCTCAAGCGTTATTTCGGTGAATAATTTGTAATTTGATTCGTTTTCTGCCCCACCTGTGTTTCTGCATAGGCGGGGCAGAATTTTTTTCTAAACAGAAAGAAGTTTGCATTTTGCGGTCAGATTGTTTACAATAATACTGCTGTATAAGGAGGGAGCAGTATGCCAAAAATTTATACACTTGCTGTGATTGGCGGCGGTGCGTCTGGTCTGTTGGGTGCAGTTCGCGCAGCCGAACTGCTTGGCGGTGCCAATGTAATCCTGCTGGAAGCAGCGCCGCGGGTCGGGAAAAAACTGCTTGCAACAGGAAACGGACGCTGTAATCTGACCAACATGCACGCTGACGTTTCGCACTATCACGGTGACACAAAATATGCGGAAGGTATCCTGAAAGCGTTTCCGCCAAAAAGGATACTGGCCTATTTCCAGCAGTTGGGTTTGCTTTGCCGTGAACAGTCGGAAGGCAGGGTGTATCCTTACAGTATGCAGGCCGCAACCGTGCTGAATATTCTGCGTGCGCAGCTGGAGCGGCATGAAGTAACCGAACAGTGCGGTTTTGCTGTGCGTACTGTAAGGCGTACCTCCAATGGCTATACGATTCTTTCGCAGGATGGAACAACTGTGTGTGCCAGATTCCTGCTGTTGGCTTCCGGAGGAATGGCGCAGGCGGGGGCGGAGAGCGGCTATCCGCTGCTGCGGCAGCTAAAACACAGTATTACACCGCTGAAACCGGCGCTGGTACCGATTGCTGTAAAAGAGGTGAAGCGCGTTCGTGCTCTGAAAGGGGTGCGTGCGCAGGCCGCGGTTTCTCTGCAGCGAGGAAGCAAAATTCTGCGGCAGACTTGCGGTGAGGTGCAGTTTACCGAACACGGTCTTTCCGGTATCTGCATTTTTGAACTCTCCAGAGATGCGTTGCCGGGCGATACGGTTTCGATTGACCTTGTGCCGGATTATACGCTTTCGGAGCTGCAAAAGATTACCGGCGGCAGACTGGACGGCGTTCTGCACAAAGCATTGGTACAGGCATGCCCGTTTGCGCAGTGCAAAGACTTCTGCTTTACAGTAGAACATACGGAAGATTTTAAGCATGCACAGGTTACAGCGGGCGGTGTACCGCTTTCACAGTTGGATGAGACCTGCCAGAGCCTGCGTTCACCGGGAGCATGGATTGTAGGAGAAATCCTGAATGTTGACGGTGACTGCGGCGGCTTTAATCTGCATTGGGCGTGGAGTACTGCTCTGTGCGCAGTGCAGTCTGTTTGTGAGGAGGCACACAAATAAATGGTCTATCATGTATCGGAAATTGCACTTGGGCTGAACAGTGACGAACAGGAATTGACTGCACACGCAGCAAAACGTCTGCATGTTAAGGAACAAGATATTGTTTCCTGCAGGCTGTATCGCCGTTCAGTGGACGCACGCCGAAAAGAGAATGTTCACTTTACCTGCACAGCAGAAGTAACGTTGCGGCCAGGCATACAGATTCGCAGAAGTGTTCTTCAAAAAGACCGCAAAATCCAGGAAACACAAATCTATCAATATCAGCTGCCGCAGAGCCGACCACTGGCAGTTCGCCCGGTAGTAGCGGGCTTTGGCCCGGCCGGCCTTTTTGCGGCGCTGATTCTTGCGCAGGCGGGCCAAAAGCCAATCGTGTTGGAACGTGGTGCTTCTGTGGAGGAACGACAGAAGAATGTTCAGCAGTTCTGGGAAAGTGGTGTTTTAGATCCGACATCCAATGTTCAGTTTGGGGAGGGAGGTGCCGGTACCTTTTCTGACGGAAAGCTGACGACCGGTACAAAGGATCCGCGCATCCGTCATGTGCTGGAATCTTTTGTGCAGGCAGGTGCGCCGGAGTGCATTCTCTGGGAAGCAAAACCGCATATCGGTACGGACAAGCTGCCAAGCGTAGTAAAAACACTGCGCGAAAAAATTATTGCACTTGGTGGGGAAGTCCGCTTTCATTCAACTTTGAGCAATCTTTCTCTTCAAAATGGTGTATTGCGGTCTGTTACAGTCAGCCAGCAGGATGGCAATCAGTACGAACTGCCATGCCGGCACCTGATTTTGGCAGTTGGCCACAGCGCACGCGATACATTTGACATGCTGCTGAAAAATCAGTTGACCTTGCAGCAGAAACCCTTTGCGGTCGGTGTGCGTATTGAACACCTGCAGACCCAAATCGACAAGGCACAGTATGGAGCCGCCGCAGGTGATCCGGCGCTTGGCGCTTCTAACTATAAGCTTGCAGTGCATCTGCAGAACGGCAGGGGGGTGTATACATTCTGTATGTGCCCAGGCGGTACGGTTGTAGCTGCTGCGAGTGAAGACAAACGTGTTGTTACAAATGGCATGAGTGTTTTTGCACGTGATGGGGAAAACGCAAATGCGGCGCTTTTGGTGGGACTAACGCCGGAAGACTTTGGCAGCAGCAGTCCCCTTGCCGGTATTGAACTGCAGCGTACACTGGAAAGTCGCGCTTTTGAAGCAGGCGGCGGCAGTTATCTTGCGCCTGTACAGCGCTTGGGCGACTTTTTGGAGGGACGGGCAAGCATTGCCTTTGGACGAGTAAAACCTACGTACAGCCGTGGCGTGACGGGTACAGACCTGCATCGATGCCTGCCGCATTTTCTGACGGAATCGCTGGAGCAAGGGGTTCGCCAAATGGCTGGACGGCTGCAGGGGTTTGATGATCCGGATGCACTGCTGACGGCGGTGGAGAGCCGTTCTTCTTCGTCGGTGCGGATTGTGCGTACGGAAAACCTGACCGCAATTCATGCGGAAGGGCTTTATCCCTGCGGAGAGGGAGCGGGCTATGCAGGCGGGATCGTTTCTGCTGCGGTGGATGGTATTCGCTGCGCAGAGGCGATTTTACAGACTACAACGAAATCAGAAGTCGACTGAAGCCGAAATATAAACTTTTTCAATTATTTTTGAAAAAAGGGTTGACTTTTCTTTGAAGTTTGGTATAATAATACACGTTGCTTCACTTAGTACATGTGGTTGAGCAGCGGATATTGCGGAATTGTGTAAAGGTAGCACGACAGACTCTGACTCTGTTTGTGAGGGTTCGAATCCTTCTTCCGCAACCAACATAGAAGTCCCGGAAATACGGGACTTTCTTTTACGAGGTGTGGCTCAGCTTGGTAGAGCGCTACGTTCGGGACGTAGAAGTCGCTGGTTCAAATCCAGTCACCTCGACCAGAATGGAAATCTCGGAGGTCAGTACTAAATGGCTTCCGAGATTTTTTTGTTTTTCAAAAGGTTAAGGATTACGCGTTTTCTTACTCTTTTTGCCGATGCGGCGGGTGAAAAGTCGTTTCCACATAATACCTATTATAAGAATTGAAAATTGGAACACACTATCACCGAGGTGATTCCAATGGACAATATTTTTTTCACGGGTCAATTTCCCTATATGTATAGTCGCTTTTTTAACAACACACCGGATTTACAGGATTACTTCCTCTCATTGCCAGAAGATGCGCAAAGAGCGATTCTCAGCAAGGATATTCAAACAGAAGATGAGCTGCGTGACTGCATTACGCAGTATAAGCTGTGCGAATAATACAAAAAGGCAGACAGAAGTGTTTTCTGTCTGCCTTTTCTTATGTTGGTACTTTTTTAGTGTGAGGTTTAACTTGCTGCTGAAATCCAAAGGCACCTAGTGCTGCAGCGCTGAAGTCAACAAACTATAGCAGCTCATACGTTCTGGAATGTCAAAAGTTACTTTTGACAAAACGCCTATGCCTACAGCGCCGAAGGTATATCTGGTCAGTGCCTTGGTTGCGCAGATGCCAAGTGGGCAGCAGATCCTTTGAGACCGTGCTTATCATAATCAGGGTAAGTGACGCAATGGGAAGAAGAATAACGGCGGCAGTTATTACATAGACATGCATAAAGCCTTGAAAAGCACCTGCGTATCCGCCGATGGAAAGCAGGAAAAGGAAGTAGCCAACACGGAAGATCCGTTCATGATTGTTAAAAGATAAATGTCCAGACGGGTGGAACGGTTCAGTTGCCCCCATACAATGATGCAGACAAGCGTATAAGAGAAACCCGGAGCAGCATGGTAAATAACAGAATAGTGGGAAAAGGCAGTATCAAACTACCATTCGTTAGCATCCTAATAACTAACAGAAGAAAGCTTGTCAAAAAAGCAACGGCTAAATGCGATTAAGTACGGAAAAGAAACAGAAGTGTAACCATCTGCCGCGTGCGGCGACTTGATTTGTAACCATTCGCTGTGTTATAATATTAACTGATTCAAATCATCTTTTTCTATGAAAAGTTGTTAAAAAATTTCGTCATACAAAACCTATTTGTTAGAACCACAGAGCAAAGACGTTTTATCGGCAGAGGCAGGACCCTGTTCAGTGTATTTCCGTGCGGAAAACTGCGGGGGTCCTGCATCTGCTTTGTATGGCAATTTAGTTAAAAGGAGCAGGCATCTATGACAGGCTATGAACATCTATGCATGAATTGCATGTCTGACACAGAGGGAAAAGCGCAGTGCCCGCACTGCGGATTTTCAGAGGATGAGCCTCAGCAAAAGGACGCTTTGCCTTACCGCACGGTTTTGCAGGAACGCTATATGATTGGCCGTGTGAAATCTGCCAACAGTGAAGGATTTACTTACATTGGTTTTGACTTGCAGCAACTGTGTACGGTACAGATCCGGGAGTTTTTCCCAAAAGAAATCTGTGCACGTATGGTTGGCAGTACAGATATTGCGGTAATTGCGGGTAATGAAGTTCTGTTTGACGAATACCTCAGTGAATTTATTAATTATCAGGAATCAATCGCGAAATTCCATGAGCAGCAGGCTATTATTTCGGTGCAGGGTATTTTTGAGGAAAACTATACCGCATATGTGGTTTCGCCGTGGGAAGATGCGCTGACGCTGCGGGAGTTTGTGCAGCGCAGTGGCGGCTCCCTTTCATGGAATGCAGCATGGAAATTGGTAATGCCGGTTGTCAGCACGGTTTCCGCCATGTATGCTTCCGGCGTTGGACACTACGGTATCTCACCGGATACTTTGTTTATTATGCCAGACGGCAATTTAAAGCTGGGCAGCTTTTGTTCCTCAATCGTGCGGTTGGCAAACGGTGGATTAACACCGGATTTGGTTGAGGGCTGCGCTGCAGTGGAACAGTATGAACCGGATTCAAAATCAGGAGAATACACAGACGTTTATGGAATGGCTGCATCTCTGTTCTTTGTGTTGACCGGTGTACTCCCGAAATCAGCACTGGAACGCCGCAAGGATCCGCGCCTGTTACTGCCGTCAAGTACCCTGCGCAGCATTCCGCCGCATGTTATTACGGCTTTGGCAAATGCCCTGCAGGTTGAGCCGGGGGAACGCACAGCTACTTTTGAACGTTTTCGTGCGGAACTTTCCGCAGCACCGACGGCTACCGCTTCTTTGGAGGAAACTCAGAGCCTGCGCCGAATTCCCAGCCCATATGATGATTCTGTTGACCGCGAGGAGCGGGAACGCAGGGAAGAGGAACAGGAGGAGCACAAATCTATTCCGAAATTTGTTTGGGTTGTACTTATTTGTGTGGCGGCACTGGTTTGTCTGACAGTTGGCATTGTACTCTGGCAGTCTTCACATTCCGGCACAGCTGGGAGTACAAGTGGTTCTTCAATGGCTTCTTCAATGCTTTCCTCTGTATCCGGAGTAGCAAGCAAAGCCACATCTGCAAATGGTGCAGGCAATGCTTTAAACAATGCAGCAGATTCAGTGGCATCTGCCAGTACTTCCAGTGCAGCAAATTCCTCACAGGTATCTTCTGCAGCATCTAGCTCTGCGTCGTCAAGTTCCAATCAGGTCGATATTCCAAATTTGATTGGCAAGCGCTTTTCCAGCTTGGGAAATACCAGCGACTATCAGGTCGTCCAGACGAATAAGGAATTTAACGACAGTATTGAAGAGGGCTGCATTATCTCACAGACACCACAGGCTGGTTCAGGCAAGATG containing:
- a CDS encoding MerR family transcriptional regulator, which codes for MNELFSIGEISKLFNIDVRLLRHYDKISLLKPESVDEKNGYRYYSTRQFECLNTIRYLRSLNMPLPKIREFFENRDDKKMLEILEEQKHQVEEERKRLDQIERKIENRLLQIEHASQTEFDKIEERTLNDREIAVLKKELSISDDLERPIRELAKRNSLHAVMFLGKVGVSISCFNLQAGNFDKFSAVFVVIEPEDNCGENLSCLPGGNYLTLRFHGTHKDAKASYIRMLQYMKEKGYALTGDPLEFALIDYGLTNDPSKFVTEIQIPYK
- a CDS encoding Fur family transcriptional regulator gives rise to the protein MEKKQNFSRKRKAILEVLRGTKSHPTADWVYQQLKPSFPDLSLGTVYRNLSRFKEDGTVVSVGVVEGQERYDADVTPHSHFVCTVCGTVLDVEDEFVDPESDSEVSRILGVRVLSHQVVFRGFCGDCLAKLKAEKGK
- a CDS encoding aminoacetone oxidase family FAD-binding enzyme, whose protein sequence is MPKIYTLAVIGGGASGLLGAVRAAELLGGANVILLEAAPRVGKKLLATGNGRCNLTNMHADVSHYHGDTKYAEGILKAFPPKRILAYFQQLGLLCREQSEGRVYPYSMQAATVLNILRAQLERHEVTEQCGFAVRTVRRTSNGYTILSQDGTTVCARFLLLASGGMAQAGAESGYPLLRQLKHSITPLKPALVPIAVKEVKRVRALKGVRAQAAVSLQRGSKILRQTCGEVQFTEHGLSGICIFELSRDALPGDTVSIDLVPDYTLSELQKITGGRLDGVLHKALVQACPFAQCKDFCFTVEHTEDFKHAQVTAGGVPLSQLDETCQSLRSPGAWIVGEILNVDGDCGGFNLHWAWSTALCAVQSVCEEAHK
- a CDS encoding DUF554 domain-containing protein, which produces MIGTIVNTLTILIGSIIGGSIKKGIGEKYQSALYNAMGLVACGLGINAIVQNMSKSTFPVLFIISLAIGSLVGSVLDLNGRFERFIKRFSTGTLSQGLSTAILLFCIGTLSILGPMESALHGNQTYLYTNATLDFVTSLVLASTYGIGIAFAAAVLFLWQGSIYLFAGYLSPFLTADLLVEISLIGGFLILSSGLSILKIKDFNALNMVPALFVPIVWFIIKAIL
- a CDS encoding HlyC/CorC family transporter, giving the protein MDNVLLAQLFVIILCVILSAFFSAAETAYNTLNRVRIKNMAADGNKRAQLTLHIVENYDNLLSTILIGNNVVNILASSLATVFFTYLLGQDGVTAATVIMTVLVLVFGEITPKGLAKEFPDRYAMSVAPAMRVLILLLSPLNWLFFKWKSLLTHLCKKSGDDSKMTQDELMTIVDEAQNDGGIDERNGDLIRSAIEFNDLDAGDILTPRVDVIAIDREAPLDEITNLFINNGFSRIPVYENSIDNIIGMIHEKDFFRGLHAGMTSISGIIKKIIYVSTGVHISDLLHELQQSQTHMAVVVDEFGGTEGIITMEDIVEELVGEIWDEHDHAIQYFETIDDQRYSVNCSADLDDFFTFFHIDLDAEDFDYVTVGGWVMERLGKIPAIGDSFTYAGYTVTVTKTAARHAVQIVLQSQHSLTGEN
- a CDS encoding PASTA domain-containing protein; this encodes MTGYEHLCMNCMSDTEGKAQCPHCGFSEDEPQQKDALPYRTVLQERYMIGRVKSANSEGFTYIGFDLQQLCTVQIREFFPKEICARMVGSTDIAVIAGNEVLFDEYLSEFINYQESIAKFHEQQAIISVQGIFEENYTAYVVSPWEDALTLREFVQRSGGSLSWNAAWKLVMPVVSTVSAMYASGVGHYGISPDTLFIMPDGNLKLGSFCSSIVRLANGGLTPDLVEGCAAVEQYEPDSKSGEYTDVYGMAASLFFVLTGVLPKSALERRKDPRLLLPSSTLRSIPPHVITALANALQVEPGERTATFERFRAELSAAPTATASLEETQSLRRIPSPYDDSVDREERERREEEQEEHKSIPKFVWVVLICVAALVCLTVGIVLWQSSHSGTAGSTSGSSMASSMLSSVSGVASKATSANGAGNALNNAADSVASASTSSAANSSQVSSAASSSASSSSNQVDIPNLIGKRFSSLGNTSDYQVVQTNKEFNDSIEEGCIISQTPQAGSGKMVKGAAISVTVSLGKALRTLPDITGLSYEDAKSAVEAAGFVPDGKSQQSSDSVAKDEVIGYGGGLSAGSKLNYQYSVTIVVSTGSQGTDGDGNQ
- a CDS encoding B3/B4 domain-containing protein; translated protein: MNFIVEPSVFQTLKGVCFAVVKASGIDNTQKIPEIDMLLQKSIDSCEVCFENKSVKQSEEIACYRDAFRAMNINPNKYMCSIEALLTRISKKKGLPSINPIVDLGNAISLKYKVPIGAHDLNSSEEDFYVRNTQTGDFFIPFGQTESESLEIGEIVYATGHSVRTRRWIWRQSEQGKIIDSTNSVLFPIDGFEYFNKKHLLSAQEELATLLRQYFNCNVQVGWVNSENNTFTIHS
- a CDS encoding NAD(P)/FAD-dependent oxidoreductase, which translates into the protein MVYHVSEIALGLNSDEQELTAHAAKRLHVKEQDIVSCRLYRRSVDARRKENVHFTCTAEVTLRPGIQIRRSVLQKDRKIQETQIYQYQLPQSRPLAVRPVVAGFGPAGLFAALILAQAGQKPIVLERGASVEERQKNVQQFWESGVLDPTSNVQFGEGGAGTFSDGKLTTGTKDPRIRHVLESFVQAGAPECILWEAKPHIGTDKLPSVVKTLREKIIALGGEVRFHSTLSNLSLQNGVLRSVTVSQQDGNQYELPCRHLILAVGHSARDTFDMLLKNQLTLQQKPFAVGVRIEHLQTQIDKAQYGAAAGDPALGASNYKLAVHLQNGRGVYTFCMCPGGTVVAAASEDKRVVTNGMSVFARDGENANAALLVGLTPEDFGSSSPLAGIELQRTLESRAFEAGGGSYLAPVQRLGDFLEGRASIAFGRVKPTYSRGVTGTDLHRCLPHFLTESLEQGVRQMAGRLQGFDDPDALLTAVESRSSSSVRIVRTENLTAIHAEGLYPCGEGAGYAGGIVSAAVDGIRCAEAILQTTTKSEVD
- a CDS encoding NADH peroxidase; the protein is MKKWVCSVCGYVYEGDTPPEFCPQCHAPASKFKEQVENVGFACEHEVGVAQGCDPEVYQGLKDNFTGECTEVGMYLAMSRQAERDGYPEIAEAYKRYAFEEAEHASKFAEMLGEVLTKSTKKNLQLRAAAEAGACEGKLALAKKAKALNYDAIHDTVHEMAKDEARHGAGFQGLLKRYFGE